The following are encoded together in the Anaerostipes caccae L1-92 genome:
- a CDS encoding sn-glycerol-1-phosphate dehydrogenase — MRIDMKEFTGECTCGKEHRLKVKDMILEQGALQRIPEFLQKDPYTQYRNFAMVCDDHTYEAAGKEVERLIRGIKVIKLNPENLHANEIGVQKVRKALEQMEGIDCLIAVGSGTIHDLTRYHAYEDQIPFISVPTAASVDGYVSTVAAMSWYGFKKSMIAVSPILVVADSRVIAHAPMRLTASGVGDLLGKYTALADWKITHLLNGESICSRICSMEYEALDNLKKSLEGLIRGEIAAYEKLMYGLLLSGLAMQMTGNSRPASGSEHHMAHFWEMAVINEEISAYHGEKVGVGLVLASDIYHKAADYLRKGKFEIKESVDVETALIERIFTNKELCENIKKTNDPNLLDTIDPAVLKQKTKEITAVIEEIPKPEEIEEMLRKVNGTAGLQDLGFDLSMREKTAKIAPYIRDRITFLRILKFYDFYDKVIR, encoded by the coding sequence ATGAGAATAGATATGAAAGAATTTACCGGAGAATGTACCTGTGGGAAGGAGCACCGGCTGAAGGTGAAGGATATGATCCTGGAGCAGGGGGCACTGCAGAGGATACCGGAGTTTTTACAAAAAGATCCTTATACCCAGTACCGCAATTTCGCAATGGTCTGTGACGATCATACATATGAGGCAGCCGGAAAAGAAGTTGAGAGACTTATCCGAGGGATCAAGGTTATAAAACTGAATCCTGAAAATCTCCATGCCAATGAGATCGGTGTACAAAAAGTCCGGAAAGCATTGGAGCAGATGGAAGGCATCGACTGTCTGATCGCAGTTGGCTCCGGAACCATCCATGATCTCACAAGGTATCATGCATATGAAGATCAGATTCCATTCATTTCCGTGCCTACGGCAGCCAGTGTAGACGGATATGTTTCCACAGTAGCCGCCATGTCATGGTACGGGTTTAAAAAAAGTATGATTGCGGTCTCACCGATCCTTGTAGTCGCTGACAGCCGCGTAATCGCTCATGCACCAATGCGTCTGACGGCCTCAGGTGTGGGTGACCTTCTGGGAAAATATACGGCGCTTGCAGACTGGAAGATCACACATCTCTTAAACGGTGAATCTATCTGCAGCAGAATCTGCAGCATGGAGTATGAAGCTTTGGATAACTTGAAAAAATCATTGGAAGGGCTGATACGAGGAGAAATTGCCGCATATGAAAAATTAATGTACGGGCTGCTTCTGTCGGGCCTAGCCATGCAGATGACAGGGAATTCCCGTCCGGCATCCGGTTCGGAGCATCATATGGCACATTTTTGGGAAATGGCAGTTATCAATGAGGAAATCAGTGCGTATCACGGAGAAAAAGTCGGAGTTGGGCTTGTTTTGGCCAGCGATATATACCATAAGGCGGCTGATTATTTAAGAAAGGGTAAGTTTGAGATCAAAGAATCTGTGGATGTGGAGACAGCTCTGATTGAACGTATATTTACGAACAAAGAACTCTGTGAAAATATTAAAAAAACCAATGATCCGAATCTTCTGGATACGATAGATCCGGCAGTATTAAAGCAGAAGACAAAAGAAATCACTGCGGTAATCGAAGAAATTCCGAAGCCGGAAGAAATAGAAGAAATGCTTCGGAAAGTGAACGGAACTGCTGGTCTTCAGGATCTTGGCTTTGATTTATCAATGAGAGAAAAGACGGCCAAAATCGCGCCGTATATCAGAGACCGCATTACATTTTTGAGGATATTAAAGTTTTATGACTTTTATGATAAAGTTATAAGGTAA
- a CDS encoding class II aldolase/adducin family protein, with product MANKVNDIKKEIVLYAKLLDAKGLVNTLEGNISILDRETGELYITPSGTRKAFVDEDMVAVVKDGKQIAGSVNRSSEYLLHEAALKARPDCNAVAHIHAPYLTAYAYCNQTIKLKCSTTFSLVFGEIPCLPYGEAGTIHIADGIDEAMKEHDLVLLGNHGCVAVGQTLEDAVKIIEAAEEVLKIAKIAGEVGTVADIPDDKLESLFEHHPGSKRNRNKKKEEILK from the coding sequence ATGGCAAACAAGGTAAATGACATTAAGAAGGAAATCGTTCTTTATGCAAAATTATTGGATGCAAAAGGCTTGGTGAATACATTGGAGGGAAATATATCAATTTTAGACCGTGAAACCGGAGAATTATATATCACACCTTCAGGGACTAGAAAAGCATTTGTGGACGAAGATATGGTAGCAGTTGTAAAAGACGGGAAACAGATCGCAGGAAGTGTGAACCGCTCCAGCGAATATCTGCTCCATGAGGCTGCACTGAAAGCAAGGCCTGACTGCAATGCAGTGGCACATATCCACGCTCCGTATTTAACAGCCTATGCGTACTGTAATCAGACAATTAAACTAAAATGTTCTACAACCTTTTCTTTAGTGTTCGGAGAGATTCCGTGTCTGCCTTATGGAGAGGCGGGAACGATTCACATAGCAGACGGAATCGATGAGGCAATGAAAGAGCATGATCTGGTTCTGCTTGGCAATCACGGATGTGTAGCCGTTGGGCAGACCTTAGAAGATGCAGTAAAAATCATTGAGGCGGCAGAGGAAGTGTTAAAAATTGCGAAGATCGCAGGAGAAGTCGGCACGGTCGCAGATATTCCGGATGATAAATTAGAGTCATTGTTTGAACACCACCCGGGAAGCAAAAGAAACAGAAATAAGAAAAAGGAGGAAATTTTAAAATGA
- a CDS encoding zinc-binding dehydrogenase, with amino-acid sequence MKAAIMYGPNDIRVEETEKPACPKGGLLLKVKAIGLCGSDIRNLTTDSRKGDYPHIYGHEVVGEVAEVSPEITTYAVGDRLYVYPVEHCLKCEACRSGHSENCENAGDYANRQGGFADYLPVPPEQLNADAVYPIPDGVDYNSASLGEPLSSVYACQENVNVTLGDTVVIIGAGPIGCFHAQLAKIRGAKKIIMIEINDKRLETAKQFGVDHTVNSTKEDPIEAVKRLTGGKGAEKVISANPSTAAQSQAVFMAKKGGIIVFFGGVPKGALTEIDSNYIHYNSLWIYGHYGANSMQVQKSYELAISDAFPTEKFITHVLPLSEINKGIELTRTGEAIKVVLLPNEE; translated from the coding sequence ATGAAAGCAGCGATTATGTATGGGCCCAATGATATCAGGGTGGAAGAAACCGAGAAACCAGCATGCCCCAAAGGAGGGCTGTTGCTAAAGGTTAAAGCCATCGGACTCTGCGGGTCAGATATCAGAAACCTAACGACAGATTCGAGAAAGGGAGATTATCCCCACATTTATGGTCACGAGGTGGTTGGGGAAGTTGCGGAAGTTTCACCGGAGATTACTACATATGCCGTAGGGGACCGGCTTTATGTTTATCCGGTAGAACATTGTTTAAAGTGTGAAGCATGCAGGAGCGGCCACAGTGAAAACTGTGAAAATGCAGGAGACTATGCGAACCGTCAGGGAGGCTTTGCAGATTATCTCCCGGTGCCTCCGGAGCAGCTCAATGCAGATGCTGTATATCCAATCCCGGACGGGGTCGATTACAACAGTGCATCACTGGGAGAACCATTATCTTCTGTCTATGCATGTCAGGAAAACGTAAATGTCACTCTGGGAGATACGGTTGTGATCATAGGAGCCGGTCCTATCGGCTGTTTCCATGCACAGCTGGCAAAGATCCGCGGAGCTAAAAAGATCATCATGATCGAGATCAACGACAAGCGCTTAGAGACAGCAAAGCAGTTTGGAGTCGATCATACTGTGAACAGCACAAAAGAAGATCCGATCGAAGCCGTAAAAAGGCTGACCGGGGGAAAAGGAGCGGAAAAAGTGATCTCCGCAAATCCGTCAACAGCTGCACAGTCACAGGCCGTTTTTATGGCAAAAAAAGGCGGAATCATCGTATTCTTCGGCGGAGTGCCTAAGGGAGCTTTGACAGAAATAGATTCAAACTATATTCATTATAACAGCCTGTGGATTTACGGACACTACGGTGCCAACAGCATGCAGGTGCAGAAATCTTATGAATTGGCAATTTCCGATGCTTTTCCGACGGAAAAATTCATCACTCATGTACTGCCGTTAAGTGAGATAAACAAGGGGATCGAGCTGACTAGAACAGGGGAGGCAATCAAAGTCGTATTGCTTCCGAATGAAGAGTAG
- a CDS encoding PTS sugar transporter subunit IIB: MAKELKILVACGSGVATSTVAQEAVKKICKDAGIPAKIIKSTMTEIPAKQADVDIVMVTTNYRQKLEKPLIKVFGLISGINEDKIRDEIIETCHRLQNEN; the protein is encoded by the coding sequence ATGGCAAAAGAATTGAAAATATTAGTGGCCTGCGGAAGCGGAGTGGCCACCTCTACCGTTGCACAGGAAGCGGTAAAGAAAATATGTAAGGATGCTGGGATTCCGGCAAAGATCATAAAAAGCACAATGACAGAAATCCCGGCAAAACAGGCAGATGTAGACATAGTTATGGTGACAACAAATTACCGGCAGAAATTAGAGAAACCTCTGATCAAGGTATTTGGGCTGATCTCGGGGATCAATGAGGATAAGATCAGGGATGAGATCATAGAAACATGCCACAGGCTTCAAAATGAAAATTAG
- a CDS encoding PTS transporter subunit IIC: MDILLKAVQALLNMGAVALLPIMICILGLVFRMKFGASLKAGLMVGIGFQGLSLTVGLLTATIEPITQYYQKMGSGFTAADIGFAAVGGASWTVPFAPIAVPLIVIANFILLRAGLTKVLNVDIWNYIHFLIPGALAYALWGNAVLGLAITVGLSIAALYAGQAIAHKWQDFFGLDGTTCSTLSFTTFMYPLSWGINKLIDHIPGVKDIDIDMNKLEEKLGFFGDPAFVGLIVGIFLGLLTRQAPTTIFGIGMGIASVLILIPRMVSIMMEGLTPIGNAASAYMKKHMGEDAELFIGMDVALGLGDPACITCTAICIPITILFAFIIPNMVYFPIGLLGIVCYTTVMCVLASKGNLLRSLVCSIASMFLITFFVNMFVPECTKMLSVTGLKIQGMVADGSFGYNLGTVIICFISKLFGM, translated from the coding sequence ATGGATATTTTATTAAAAGCGGTTCAGGCTTTATTGAATATGGGTGCTGTTGCCCTGCTTCCAATCATGATCTGTATTCTGGGACTCGTGTTCCGGATGAAGTTTGGGGCATCGCTGAAAGCCGGATTAATGGTAGGAATCGGTTTTCAGGGATTGAGCTTAACGGTTGGTCTTCTTACAGCTACGATTGAACCAATTACACAATACTATCAAAAAATGGGAAGCGGTTTTACGGCCGCGGATATCGGATTTGCAGCCGTGGGCGGAGCCTCATGGACCGTACCGTTTGCGCCGATCGCGGTGCCGCTGATCGTAATCGCAAACTTTATCCTGCTGAGAGCGGGGCTGACGAAGGTACTGAATGTGGATATTTGGAATTACATTCATTTTCTGATCCCCGGAGCCTTGGCCTATGCACTTTGGGGAAACGCGGTGCTCGGCCTGGCAATCACAGTTGGACTTTCCATTGCAGCACTGTACGCCGGGCAGGCGATCGCACATAAATGGCAGGATTTTTTCGGCCTTGACGGAACGACCTGTTCAACCTTGTCCTTTACTACGTTTATGTATCCCTTATCCTGGGGGATCAACAAGCTGATCGACCATATTCCGGGAGTAAAAGACATTGACATTGACATGAACAAACTGGAAGAAAAGTTAGGCTTCTTTGGAGATCCGGCATTTGTAGGTCTGATCGTAGGGATTTTCCTTGGATTACTTACGAGACAGGCACCTACAACGATCTTTGGGATTGGAATGGGAATTGCCAGCGTGCTGATCCTGATTCCGAGAATGGTATCTATCATGATGGAAGGACTCACACCGATCGGAAATGCAGCAAGTGCTTATATGAAAAAACATATGGGTGAAGATGCGGAATTATTCATCGGCATGGATGTGGCTCTGGGGCTGGGAGATCCCGCATGTATTACCTGTACTGCGATTTGTATCCCAATCACAATCTTATTCGCATTTATCATTCCGAATATGGTGTATTTCCCGATTGGACTATTGGGAATTGTGTGCTACACCACGGTTATGTGCGTGCTGGCCAGCAAAGGGAACCTGTTGAGGAGCCTGGTCTGTTCCATCGCATCCATGTTTCTGATCACATTCTTTGTCAATATGTTTGTGCCGGAGTGTACAAAGATGCTTTCGGTGACGGGCCTGAAAATACAGGGAATGGTAGCGGACGGATCTTTTGGATATAATCTGGGAACCGTAATCATCTGCTTTATAAGTAAGCTTTTCGGAATGTAG
- a CDS encoding PTS sugar transporter subunit IIA, translating to MSSKNVYIATEGSAKDWEEAIRICGTCMMERGSVSRSFTDSCIEREREYPTGLPAGIPVAIPHSKAEGIKENCICFLRLDRPVRFYRMDDSEEYIDTRLVFNLAIKGADDHLEFLQKLMQFVMDEGSLEKCSSMPLEDITKLLETKLG from the coding sequence GTGAGTTCAAAAAATGTATACATAGCGACAGAGGGAAGTGCGAAAGACTGGGAAGAAGCGATCAGGATTTGCGGAACATGCATGATGGAACGTGGAAGTGTCAGCAGATCATTCACAGATTCCTGCATTGAAAGAGAGCGGGAATATCCCACAGGGCTGCCGGCCGGCATACCGGTGGCCATACCGCACAGTAAGGCAGAGGGGATAAAAGAAAATTGTATCTGCTTCTTAAGATTAGACCGACCGGTCCGGTTTTACCGGATGGACGACAGTGAAGAGTATATTGATACGAGATTAGTGTTTAATTTGGCAATCAAAGGAGCAGATGATCATTTAGAGTTTCTTCAGAAATTAATGCAGTTTGTAATGGATGAAGGCAGTCTGGAGAAATGCAGCAGCATGCCGCTGGAAGATATTACAAAACTGCTGGAAACAAAATTAGGATAA
- a CDS encoding BglG family transcription antiterminator, producing the protein MKRRSTEIMQAILRSKENDISAKQLMCRYDISRRTLKNDINEINDFLKTISMEEILITEDGSFKFGGLFDRETVEKNLYQMDMYMYKLSPEERQIYIMLELIANPHYTTMHRFAEELYVSRITIMSDIDAVKQILIPSDAELLLDSGKGIKLSCSYEASLELLVSLYKKIAVNIKNDGYFQRLMLDKMKIQYTFSELFSYMQDYMKINNLVFIEDIFYDIVLYLFAAFNFRERDHAGTDKLVTEKSKLTNIDHMMLYAGYMLEVPVTEKMIACFRTYIEKNNLYSFVKTVDEVELYKIIMFFVSQIDQELRLELTNDDKLIDSLLMHIKSMKDWGNYEVEFPKNYDLPMNYELLETLVEKYSYILESFLSYKLSTNMKKSIVIHICVAVIRNRRYYIPKLSIVIVCPGSMATGKYLEAQIKNYFDFEIAGVLAAGEVVSELEQMEQKIDFILSTVHIEADRYKVITVNPFLTMKDLNLIQKEVFQSQKQINLPAEKKKKKILEDLEELMDDDRLPAEIYDKIESMLMGLKKDPEEESAMAELLNKEFITIHAAPCSWKEAIRRSAKPLEQFGYIEPRYTQEAIEKVEEYGDYIVVSQGVALAHAGKDSGVIQDGLSVLVSKEGICFRKEQHQVNLVFCFASTGEKEYLDLIKEIVAVGKEQKRLKRILKCNTKEEIYHALIFDRVPDSTQR; encoded by the coding sequence ATGAAACGACGAAGCACTGAGATAATGCAGGCAATACTGAGATCAAAGGAAAATGATATATCTGCAAAGCAGTTGATGTGCCGGTATGATATTTCCAGGAGAACCTTAAAGAATGATATTAATGAGATCAATGATTTCCTCAAGACGATCTCAATGGAAGAGATCTTAATAACTGAGGACGGAAGTTTTAAATTTGGAGGGCTGTTTGACAGAGAAACAGTAGAGAAGAACTTATATCAGATGGACATGTATATGTATAAACTGTCACCGGAAGAACGGCAGATTTATATTATGCTTGAATTGATTGCGAATCCCCATTACACGACGATGCACCGGTTTGCGGAGGAGCTCTATGTAAGCCGTATTACGATCATGAGTGACATCGACGCAGTCAAACAGATTTTGATACCCAGTGATGCAGAGCTTCTCTTGGACAGCGGAAAGGGAATCAAATTATCGTGCAGTTATGAGGCGTCATTGGAACTGCTGGTTTCACTCTATAAAAAAATCGCAGTTAATATTAAGAATGACGGATATTTCCAGAGATTGATGCTTGATAAAATGAAGATTCAGTATACATTTTCAGAGCTGTTTTCTTATATGCAGGATTATATGAAGATAAATAATCTGGTCTTCATTGAGGATATATTTTATGATATCGTTTTATATTTATTTGCAGCGTTTAACTTCCGTGAACGCGATCATGCCGGTACAGATAAACTGGTAACGGAAAAGTCGAAACTAACAAACATCGATCATATGATGCTGTATGCAGGCTACATGTTAGAAGTTCCGGTGACAGAAAAAATGATTGCCTGCTTCAGGACCTATATTGAAAAAAATAATTTATATTCGTTTGTAAAGACGGTAGACGAAGTTGAGCTGTATAAGATTATTATGTTTTTTGTTTCACAAATTGATCAGGAGCTCCGGTTAGAATTGACCAATGACGATAAATTAATTGATTCACTTTTGATGCATATTAAAAGCATGAAGGACTGGGGGAACTATGAAGTTGAATTCCCTAAAAATTATGATCTGCCCATGAATTATGAATTGCTGGAGACATTAGTAGAGAAATATTCTTATATTTTAGAATCTTTTTTATCTTATAAATTAAGTACCAATATGAAAAAATCAATCGTTATCCATATTTGTGTGGCGGTGATCAGAAACCGGAGATACTATATCCCGAAGCTTTCCATCGTGATTGTTTGTCCCGGCAGCATGGCTACGGGAAAATATTTGGAAGCACAGATTAAAAACTATTTTGATTTTGAAATTGCAGGCGTTCTTGCCGCGGGTGAAGTGGTCAGTGAATTGGAGCAAATGGAACAAAAGATTGATTTTATTCTATCGACAGTACATATTGAGGCAGACCGGTATAAAGTGATCACAGTCAATCCTTTTTTGACTATGAAGGATTTAAATTTAATCCAAAAAGAAGTCTTTCAAAGCCAGAAACAGATAAATTTGCCGGCAGAAAAGAAAAAGAAGAAAATATTGGAGGATCTTGAGGAATTAATGGATGATGACCGGCTGCCGGCAGAAATATATGACAAGATTGAATCTATGCTTATGGGCTTAAAAAAAGATCCGGAGGAAGAAAGTGCGATGGCAGAGCTGTTAAATAAAGAATTTATCACGATCCATGCAGCTCCCTGCAGCTGGAAAGAGGCCATAAGGCGTTCGGCAAAACCGCTTGAACAATTCGGCTATATTGAGCCGAGATATACACAAGAGGCAATAGAAAAAGTAGAAGAGTACGGAGACTATATCGTGGTCAGTCAGGGTGTGGCACTGGCTCATGCCGGGAAGGATTCCGGAGTGATACAGGATGGGTTAAGCGTATTGGTTTCAAAGGAAGGAATCTGTTTCAGGAAAGAACAGCATCAGGTGAACTTAGTCTTCTGTTTTGCTTCAACGGGAGAAAAGGAATATTTAGATCTGATCAAAGAGATCGTTGCTGTCGGCAAGGAACAAAAACGCCTTAAGAGAATATTAAAATGCAATACGAAAGAAGAGATATATCATGCTCTGATATTTGACCGGGTTCCGGACTCTACGCAGCGTTGA
- a CDS encoding helix-turn-helix domain-containing protein has translation MDSQKIGKLIKTLRKEKQLTQMQLAEHMNISDKTISKWERGLGCPDISFFPKLSGVFDVDLEKLLSGRLDVNEVLGGNMKHMQFYICPNCGNLVTALADTAVSCCGKKLRAVQARKAPEDERLKVESIENDYFISSPHEMTRDHYISFAALLTGDSMMVRRLYPEWDMQTRIPAFGHGRLFWYCTKHGLYYQPV, from the coding sequence ATGGACAGTCAAAAGATAGGAAAACTTATTAAAACATTGAGAAAAGAGAAACAGCTGACGCAGATGCAGCTGGCAGAGCACATGAATATCAGCGATAAAACGATATCAAAATGGGAACGCGGTTTGGGATGCCCTGATATTTCGTTTTTTCCGAAACTGTCCGGGGTTTTTGACGTAGACCTGGAAAAACTGCTCTCAGGCAGGCTCGATGTCAACGAAGTATTAGGAGGAAATATGAAACATATGCAATTTTATATCTGTCCAAACTGCGGCAATCTGGTGACTGCTCTGGCAGATACGGCGGTTTCCTGCTGCGGAAAGAAGTTAAGGGCAGTACAGGCCCGGAAAGCACCGGAAGATGAACGTTTGAAGGTGGAGTCTATTGAAAATGATTACTTTATTTCGTCTCCACATGAAATGACAAGAGATCATTATATCTCTTTTGCTGCGCTGCTGACGGGTGACAGTATGATGGTACGCAGACTCTATCCCGAATGGGATATGCAGACGAGGATTCCCGCTTTCGGTCACGGCAGGCTGTTCTGGTACTGTACAAAGCATGGACTGTATTATCAGCCGGTCTGA
- a CDS encoding BlaI/MecI/CopY family transcriptional regulator: MIDRDLTNREKLIMKCVWAENREISIQDLQDKLKEMFDWDAKRSTVRTFLTSIEGKGFVKIERRGRFSYLKPLVDEKKYKREQVLKFVDFWYGGSKVALIKAIKGKKLTKEKEEYLRKVFNEPEE, encoded by the coding sequence ATGATAGACAGAGATTTGACAAACCGGGAAAAACTGATCATGAAGTGTGTATGGGCAGAGAATCGGGAGATTTCCATTCAGGATCTTCAGGATAAACTGAAAGAAATGTTTGACTGGGATGCGAAAAGATCTACGGTCCGTACATTTTTAACAAGCATCGAAGGAAAAGGATTTGTTAAAATTGAGAGAAGAGGAAGATTTTCTTATCTCAAGCCTTTGGTAGACGAAAAAAAATACAAAAGAGAACAGGTACTGAAATTTGTTGATTTTTGGTATGGCGGTTCTAAAGTTGCACTGATCAAAGCTATAAAGGGCAAGAAACTGACAAAGGAGAAAGAAGAGTACCTTCGAAAGGTATTTAATGAGCCGGAAGAATAA
- a CDS encoding DUF6465 family protein produces MKIYTEVQFQSHNVLVADVEKAVKEDIKSKGVKLNSLSSLEIYYQPENLSVFYVAKAKDGTSISNEEPLSLE; encoded by the coding sequence ATGAAAATCTATACAGAAGTACAGTTTCAGAGTCACAATGTGCTCGTCGCAGATGTGGAAAAGGCAGTGAAGGAGGACATCAAATCAAAAGGTGTAAAATTAAATTCCCTGTCATCATTGGAAATCTATTATCAGCCGGAAAATTTGTCTGTATTTTATGTGGCAAAAGCAAAAGACGGCACTTCTATTTCTAATGAGGAACCGCTGAGCCTTGAATAA
- a CDS encoding ArsR/SmtB family transcription factor has product MNEYNNKKEGEKLTVHDIDCCDTYQVHDDLLKTVNEKMPEESELQDLADLFKVFGDFTRIRILFVLFEAEVCVCDLAEALDMTQSAISHQLKILKQARLVKSRREGKSVFYSLADGHVRTIIAQGRDHIEE; this is encoded by the coding sequence ATGAATGAATATAATAATAAAAAGGAGGGTGAGAAGTTGACAGTACATGATATAGACTGCTGTGATACCTATCAGGTCCATGATGACCTTCTGAAAACAGTAAATGAAAAAATGCCCGAGGAAAGTGAACTGCAGGATCTGGCAGACCTTTTTAAGGTCTTTGGAGATTTTACAAGGATCAGGATTCTGTTTGTTTTGTTTGAAGCAGAAGTATGTGTGTGTGACCTGGCGGAGGCTCTTGATATGACTCAGTCTGCCATTTCACATCAGCTGAAGATACTGAAGCAGGCAAGGCTTGTAAAATCCAGAAGAGAAGGGAAATCGGTTTTTTATTCACTGGCAGACGGTCACGTAAGAACGATCATCGCTCAGGGAAGAGATCATATTGAGGAATAA
- a CDS encoding heavy-metal-associated domain-containing protein, giving the protein MKKKFKLQDLDCAHCAAKMEEAIKKIPGVNDASVSFMTQKMTISAEDEKFDEIMQKVVSTCAKVEPDCRILI; this is encoded by the coding sequence ATGAAGAAAAAATTTAAGTTACAGGATTTAGACTGTGCACATTGTGCGGCAAAGATGGAAGAGGCAATTAAAAAAATACCGGGAGTAAATGATGCCAGTGTAAGTTTTATGACTCAGAAAATGACGATCAGCGCAGAAGATGAAAAGTTTGATGAGATCATGCAGAAGGTTGTCAGTACCTGTGCCAAGGTTGAGCCTGACTGCAGGATACTCATCTAG